The Bos indicus x Bos taurus breed Angus x Brahman F1 hybrid chromosome 11, Bos_hybrid_MaternalHap_v2.0, whole genome shotgun sequence genome includes a region encoding these proteins:
- the SH2D6 gene encoding SH2 domain-containing protein 6, whose protein sequence is MRPVSPVSCSDSQAWRKDEPCPSPLSVPGTWRHRHSFLEAPEEEEEEEDKYELPPCEALLRHLTPAHLSGTEEDSLYLDHSAPLGPPTSPLPPPQPQPEMVHSLPARPTPAHHFPPKAAPSPLEALKQSWPFGRQELGEPARAVPGPSKEPDEDIYVECEPSPVPAFTQTLSSPVLTAPVPLPRISMGPRPTITPQEAQNGASKATSEGSAPNREAPSLYLNITPQLEVTRGLAERRTSFSSVAATQNTSGAQEGNLLGQPWYSGNCDRHAAESALLRCQKDGAYTVRPSSGPRGTQPFTLAVLLHGRVFNIPIRRLADGRHYALGREGRNHEELFSSVAAMVQHYMQHPLPLLDRQSGSRQLTCLLFPTKP, encoded by the exons ATGAGGCCAGTCTCACCAGTCTCTTGTTCAGACTCCCAAGCTTGGAGAAAAGATGAACCCTGCCCATCTCCTCTGTCTGTCCCAGGGACCTGGAGACACAGG CATTCCTTCCTGGAAgccccagaggaggaggaagaggaggaggataaATATGAGCTGCCCCCCTGTGAGGCTCTACTCCGCCACCTCACCCCTGCCCACCTTTCTGGCACTGAGGAGGACTCTTTGTACTTGG ATCACTCTGCTCCCCTGGGCCCTCCCACAtcaccactgccaccaccacagCCCCAGCCGGAGATGGTACACAGCCTCCCTGCCCGCCCCACTCCAGCGCACCATTTTCCA CCCAAGGCAGCGCCGAGCCCACTGGAGGCCCTGAAGCAGAGCTGGCCCTTTGGAAGGCAAG AGCTGGGTGAACCGGCCCGAGCG GTGCCAGGCCCTTCGAAGGAGCCCGATGAGGACATCTATGTGGAGTGTGAGCCCAGTCCAG TCCCAGCCTTTACTCAGACTCTGAGTTCCCCAGTCCTGACGGCCCCAGTCCCTCTACCAAGGATATCCATGGGGCCCAG GCCCACCATAACCCCCCAAGAAGCTCAGAAT GGAGCATCAAAGGCCACCTCTGAAG GGTCTGCACCAAATCGGGAAGCTCCCAGTCTGTACCTTAACATCACTCCTCAGTTGGAGGTCACGCGTGGCCTGGCCG AAAGGAGAACCTCTTTTTCTTCTGTAGCCGCCACCCAGAACACCTCAGGTGCCCAG GAAGGCAATCTGCTGGGTCAGCCTTGGTACTCAGGGAACTGTGACCGCCATGCTGCTGAGAGCGCCCTGCTCCGATGCCAGAAG GATGGAGCATATACCGTGCGCCCCAGCTCAGGCCCTCGCGGCACCCAGCCCTTCACCCTGGCAGTACTTCTCCACGGCCGAGTCTTCAACATTCCCATCAGGCGGCTGGCTGATGGGCGCCACTATGCCCTGGGCCGTGAGGGCAGGAACCATGAGGAG CTCTTCTCCTCCGTGGCCGCCATGGTCCAGCACTACATGCAGCACCCCCTACCGCTCCTGGACAGGCAGAGCGGCAGCCGGCAGctcacctgcctgctcttccccACCAAGCCCTGA